One Cololabis saira isolate AMF1-May2022 chromosome 12, fColSai1.1, whole genome shotgun sequence DNA window includes the following coding sequences:
- the ikzf4 gene encoding zinc finger protein Eos isoform X1 yields the protein MQRCHSKHLSGSARSLPASDERMNADDCNGRSYSQGNGGESAAEQNFYGRLPGPSTISPNSQHSSPHRSLSANSIKIEMCSDDESSGIPQSESKEAVRADGGKDCRGDPVKEGGVEIALAGLDRQSIYNETTTSNPASPGPIRLPNGKLQCEVCGMICIGPNVLMVHKRSHTGERPFQCNQCGASFTQKGNLLRHIKLHSGEKPFKCPVCNYACRRRDALAGHLRTHAVSSPAVGKPFKCSYCSRSYKQQSTLEEHLERCHSYLKTLDPQTAINTQTAEESANMEPATKPRLQPSSEKIQFVDRLPVSITKRKRSTPQKFLGEKHMHLDPPEAPYELSSGSEKDGDLMSSHSAGESAGLGGSHLHYPRRKGVNHDSAALSQLHPGFAAGLRTVVGSINSNMTPQGPRGHGGGGLAAISLGLPGRETGESRDDQPSAQSHTASPNGCPDSTDTESTAEEHSTRAAAPTSTSNNHHLHYQTPALPRSHPTSSPMQAKDLDAEWERGGPAPPTVVKRSPGSPISSRDPLQVLDRAGRPVRSFYCQYCRILFLDHVMFTIHMGCHGFRQPFECNICGHPSQDRYEFSSHISRGEHQVG from the exons ATGCAGAGGTGCCACAGCAAACATCTGTCTGGTTCCGCTCGGTCTCTTCCG GCATCTGATGAGAGAATGAATGCTGATGACTGCAATGGACGTTCATATTCACAAG GTAATGGAGGAGAATCAGCAGCAGAACAGAATTTTTATGGCAGGCTGCCGGGCCCTTCCACGATATCTCCCAACAGCCAGCACTCTTCGCCCCATCGCTCTCTCAGTG CAAACTCCATCAAGATTGAGATGTGCAGCGATGATGAGTCATCAGGTATCCCCCAGTCAGAGAGCAAAGAGGCTGTGAGGGCTGACGGCGGGAAGGACTGCAGAGGGGACCCCGTGAAAGAAGGAGGTGTAGAGATTGCTCTGGCTGGATTAGACAGACAGAGCATTTATAATGAGACAACCACTTCTAACCCTGCTTCACCTGGACCTATCCGGCTGCCCAATGGAAAGCTCCAGTGTGAGGTGTGTGGAATGATCTGCATTGGACCCAATGTGCTGATGGTCCACAAGCGCAGCCACACAG GTGAACGTCCATTTCAGTGCAACCAGTGTGGAGCTTCATTCACCCAGAAGGGAAACTTGTTGCGCCACATCAAGTTGCATTCAGGAGAGAAACCTTTCAAATGTCCGGTTTGCAATTATGCTTGCCGCCGAAGAGATGCCCTCGCTGGTCATCTACGCACACATGCAG TTTCCTCTCCGGCGGTGGGGAAACCTTTCAAGTGCAGCTACTGTAGTCGCAGCTACAAACAGCAGAGCACACTTGAGGAACATCTGGAGCGCTGCCATAGTTATCTGAAGACTCTGGACCCCCAGACTGCCATCAATACCCAAACAGCAGAGG AATCAGCGAATATGGAGCCAGCTACTAAACCTCGACTGCAGCCATCCAGTGAGAAAATCCAGTTTGTGGATAGACTACCTGTTAGCATAACCAAACGCAAAAGGTCAACACCACAGAAGTTTTTGg GTGAGAAGCACATGCACCTTGACCCACCAGAAGCACCTTATGAACTGTCGTCTGGCTCTGAGAAGGATGGGGACCTCATGAGCTCCCATTCTGCTGGGGAATCAGCTGGGCTGGGTGGCTCGCACCTCCACTATCCCCGGAGAAAAGGCGTGAACCATGACTCTGCTGCTCTTTCTCAACTCCATCCAGGCTTTGCGGCAGGGCTCCGCACAGTTGTGGGCTCCATCAACAGCAACATGACTCCTCAGGGCCCCCGAGGCCACGGTGGAGGAGGGCTGGCAGCAATATCTCTCGGCCTGCCTGGGCGGGAGACCGGAGAGAGCCGTGATGATCAGCCCTCAGCACAGAGTCACACCGCCTCACCTAACGGCTGTCCCGACTCTACGGACACGGAGAGCACAGCAGAGGAGCACAGCACAAGGGCTGCAGCCCCTACAAGTACCTCCAacaaccaccacctccactaCCAAACTCCAGCACTGCCCCGCAGCCATCCCACCTCCAGCCCCATGCAGGCCAAAGACTTGGACGCAGAATGGGAGAGAGGGGGTCCGGCGCCCCCCACTGTAGTAAAGAGGAGCCCTGGCTCACCTATTTCTTCCAGGGACCCTTTGCAGGTGTTAGACAGGGCTGGCAGGCCCGTGCGCTCCTTCTACTGCCAGTACTGCCGCATCCTCTTTCTGGACCACGTCATGTTCACCATCCACATGGGCTGTCACGGCTTCCGACAACCATTTGAGTGCAACATCTGCGGTCACCCCAGCCAGGATCGCTATGAATTCTCATCTCACATCAGCCGTGGAGAGCACCAGGTGGGCTGA
- the ikzf4 gene encoding zinc finger protein Eos isoform X2 has translation MNADDCNGRSYSQGNGGESAAEQNFYGRLPGPSTISPNSQHSSPHRSLSANSIKIEMCSDDESSGIPQSESKEAVRADGGKDCRGDPVKEGGVEIALAGLDRQSIYNETTTSNPASPGPIRLPNGKLQCEVCGMICIGPNVLMVHKRSHTGERPFQCNQCGASFTQKGNLLRHIKLHSGEKPFKCPVCNYACRRRDALAGHLRTHAVSSPAVGKPFKCSYCSRSYKQQSTLEEHLERCHSYLKTLDPQTAINTQTAEESANMEPATKPRLQPSSEKIQFVDRLPVSITKRKRSTPQKFLGEKHMHLDPPEAPYELSSGSEKDGDLMSSHSAGESAGLGGSHLHYPRRKGVNHDSAALSQLHPGFAAGLRTVVGSINSNMTPQGPRGHGGGGLAAISLGLPGRETGESRDDQPSAQSHTASPNGCPDSTDTESTAEEHSTRAAAPTSTSNNHHLHYQTPALPRSHPTSSPMQAKDLDAEWERGGPAPPTVVKRSPGSPISSRDPLQVLDRAGRPVRSFYCQYCRILFLDHVMFTIHMGCHGFRQPFECNICGHPSQDRYEFSSHISRGEHQVG, from the exons ATGAATGCTGATGACTGCAATGGACGTTCATATTCACAAG GTAATGGAGGAGAATCAGCAGCAGAACAGAATTTTTATGGCAGGCTGCCGGGCCCTTCCACGATATCTCCCAACAGCCAGCACTCTTCGCCCCATCGCTCTCTCAGTG CAAACTCCATCAAGATTGAGATGTGCAGCGATGATGAGTCATCAGGTATCCCCCAGTCAGAGAGCAAAGAGGCTGTGAGGGCTGACGGCGGGAAGGACTGCAGAGGGGACCCCGTGAAAGAAGGAGGTGTAGAGATTGCTCTGGCTGGATTAGACAGACAGAGCATTTATAATGAGACAACCACTTCTAACCCTGCTTCACCTGGACCTATCCGGCTGCCCAATGGAAAGCTCCAGTGTGAGGTGTGTGGAATGATCTGCATTGGACCCAATGTGCTGATGGTCCACAAGCGCAGCCACACAG GTGAACGTCCATTTCAGTGCAACCAGTGTGGAGCTTCATTCACCCAGAAGGGAAACTTGTTGCGCCACATCAAGTTGCATTCAGGAGAGAAACCTTTCAAATGTCCGGTTTGCAATTATGCTTGCCGCCGAAGAGATGCCCTCGCTGGTCATCTACGCACACATGCAG TTTCCTCTCCGGCGGTGGGGAAACCTTTCAAGTGCAGCTACTGTAGTCGCAGCTACAAACAGCAGAGCACACTTGAGGAACATCTGGAGCGCTGCCATAGTTATCTGAAGACTCTGGACCCCCAGACTGCCATCAATACCCAAACAGCAGAGG AATCAGCGAATATGGAGCCAGCTACTAAACCTCGACTGCAGCCATCCAGTGAGAAAATCCAGTTTGTGGATAGACTACCTGTTAGCATAACCAAACGCAAAAGGTCAACACCACAGAAGTTTTTGg GTGAGAAGCACATGCACCTTGACCCACCAGAAGCACCTTATGAACTGTCGTCTGGCTCTGAGAAGGATGGGGACCTCATGAGCTCCCATTCTGCTGGGGAATCAGCTGGGCTGGGTGGCTCGCACCTCCACTATCCCCGGAGAAAAGGCGTGAACCATGACTCTGCTGCTCTTTCTCAACTCCATCCAGGCTTTGCGGCAGGGCTCCGCACAGTTGTGGGCTCCATCAACAGCAACATGACTCCTCAGGGCCCCCGAGGCCACGGTGGAGGAGGGCTGGCAGCAATATCTCTCGGCCTGCCTGGGCGGGAGACCGGAGAGAGCCGTGATGATCAGCCCTCAGCACAGAGTCACACCGCCTCACCTAACGGCTGTCCCGACTCTACGGACACGGAGAGCACAGCAGAGGAGCACAGCACAAGGGCTGCAGCCCCTACAAGTACCTCCAacaaccaccacctccactaCCAAACTCCAGCACTGCCCCGCAGCCATCCCACCTCCAGCCCCATGCAGGCCAAAGACTTGGACGCAGAATGGGAGAGAGGGGGTCCGGCGCCCCCCACTGTAGTAAAGAGGAGCCCTGGCTCACCTATTTCTTCCAGGGACCCTTTGCAGGTGTTAGACAGGGCTGGCAGGCCCGTGCGCTCCTTCTACTGCCAGTACTGCCGCATCCTCTTTCTGGACCACGTCATGTTCACCATCCACATGGGCTGTCACGGCTTCCGACAACCATTTGAGTGCAACATCTGCGGTCACCCCAGCCAGGATCGCTATGAATTCTCATCTCACATCAGCCGTGGAGAGCACCAGGTGGGCTGA
- the dnajc22 gene encoding dnaJ homolog subfamily C member 22: MAKSMLVAYALWAVGGPFGLHHLYLGRDSHALLWMLTLGGFGFGWVREFMRIPAYVSQANEDVEKERRRSHNMMLPPVGPVRFAGQVCVGIYFGTVALIGLKSLNYFYLIVLPLSVGAGVHLVSNVGQQTSNLQKTLTACLVTSPIFYGSTVSPLPISLAASVTAIQHRRFKPPRTPGTTQKFGPRLYKLTLAWLAFSAPLGYCIFHNTTATLYYLSDCIAALLDIFWFLPWLRGVIEYVFLMPYRILCALTGGGYQDEAWRRVLEILLRDYTEKEREALQVLSLEAGASLDEIARSYRELAKTWHPDHNPSKDAEPMFMKIQEAYDVLLRWHKPNRFK, from the exons ATGGCAAAAAGTATGCTAGTAGCCTACGCCCTGTGGGCAGTAGGTGGGCCCTTTGGCCTTCATCATCTCTATTTAGGAAGAGACAGCCATGCTCTGCTCTGGATGCTAACTCTGGGAGGATTTGGGTTTGGCTGGGTCAGAGAGTTCATGCGTATTCCTGCATATGTCAGTCAAGCCAATGAAGAtgtagagaaagaaagaagaagatctCACAACATGATGCTCCCCCCTGTCGGCCCTGTCAGATTTGCTGGACAGGTGTGTGTTGGGATCTATTTTGGCACTGTGGCTCTAATAGGACTAAAATCTCTCAATTACTTCTACTTGATCGTTCTGCCTTTAAGTGTGGGTGCAGGAGTACACCTGGTGTCCAATGTTGGCCAGCAGACCTCGAATCTCCAAAAAACCTTGACTGCTTGTCTCGTAACCTCCCCAATATTTTATGGCAGCACCGTCTCACCTCTTCCCATAAGTTTAGCTGCTAGTGTCACTGCCATACAGCATCGCAGGTTCAAACCTCCACGGACACCAGGCACCACACAGAAATTTG GTCCACGACTGTATAAGCTCACCCTGGCCTGGTTGGCCTTCTCTGCTCCACTAGGCTACTGCATTTTTCACAACACCACAGCCACACTGTATTACTTGTCTGACTGCATAGCAGCACTGCTGGATATTTTTTGGTTCCTGCCTTGGCTCAGAGGTGTGATAGagtatgtttttttaatgccaTATCGGATCCTATGTGCTCTCACTGGAGGAGGGTACCAGGATGAGGCTTGGAGAAGGGTGCTAGAAATATTGCTGAGAGACTACaccgagaaagaaagagaggcaCTGCAG GTATTGTCACTAGAGGCAGGAGCATCTCTTGATGAGATAGCTCGAAGCTATAGAGAGCTTGCCAAGACATGGCATCCAGACCACAatcccagcaaggacgctgagCCAATGTTCATGAAGATCCAAGAGGCTTATGATGTCCTTCTCAGGTGGCACAAGCCCAATCGATTTAAATAG